Within Nakaseomyces glabratus chromosome G, complete sequence, the genomic segment CTGACGTGATTTCTGCACCTATATGGTCATCTAGCACTTTGTGCAAAGATGACTCTACGGGGAATCCAATATTCAGGAAATGCTTATAAAACATTTTCTTGGAGTTTTTTGTATAAACAATAGCAGTACCGCTAGTATCAAATGCAGGTCTACCGGCTCTACCCATCATTTGCAATATATCGGTTAAATCCATATCTCTATACCCTTCTATCTTGGCATCAAAAAATTGAGTACCCTTAATGATAACCAAGTGTGCGGGCAGATTGACACCCCACGCTAGTGTTGAAGTTGCGATTAAAATTTGTATTTTGCTTTGCTGAAACAATTGATGAGAAATAGTTCTATCCTTCTCAACCAAACCAGCATGGTGTAACCCTATCCCAAACTGTAAGGATAATTTTAATGTGTCATCAGTAACTTGTGAAATGTAATACTCAAGCTCTTGTTCATCTGATATATTTAGGAACCTCCGAGGATTTGATTCCATACCACATAAATGGATTAAGTCAAGAGCAGTAAGTCGTGTTTGTCTACGTGAAGCAACGAAAATCAAAGTAGGTTTATCAGGAGAATGTTGTTTAATAGCCATAAATGAAGGTTTAttcattgttttcattAGTGGACAAAATGCAAGGTTATCTGTAAATCCATCAATATACATTTTCAGCGGTACCGGACGCACACTAGATGGAAAGTTAAAGAGACCATTCTCTTTGACTCTCAGCCAACCAGCCATATCGTGAGCATTTGAAACTGCTGTAGACATACCTAATAATCTGACGGGTTGCTTTGTTTGGGTGGAGACGTAATTCATACGACTCACAATCATCTCTAAAATAGGGCCTCTATCACTAGCAAGTAGATGGATCTCATCCATAATAATTAATGAAACCTCTTGAACAAATTTACGAGTTTGCCAATTACGCGAAATACCATCAAACTTCTCAGGTGTGGTAATGACTATAGTGGCGTCTCTGACATCTCGAGGATCTGGTAGAGAATCTCCTGTCAGTTCAACTACCTTATCACCTGTAACAGGTgtaattttcttcttccaatcATCGACCCTTTCTCTAACCAGTGCCTTCATTGGAGCTATATAAACGACTTTCTTTCCAGGAAATTCCTTAAATGCATGCCACATAGCTAATTCAGCAACAACAGTTTTACCTGAACCAGTTGGGGAACCAACAAACACATTATCGTTAGTGTTGTATAGTGTATGGAATGTCATAGTTTGCATGGGGTTGAAATACTTAAAAGAGTACATGGATTCCAGCAATGGGTTATGTAGTGCTGAAACTGGCAATGGTCTCAACTTTTGTAGCTTTGTTAatacattttcattatatgGTCGAATCAGGTGTTGGAATGAAATTGCACTTGTACTTTCACAGCCCAGCCATGTGTCTGAAACTACTTTTACCACGACTTGAGGTGGCAATGGATTGGATAGTGGAATCATAAAATCAAGTTCATGATCGTTCTTCATTGATCTTCTATTGAGGAtaaacttttcaaaatacaaaatttgAGACTTATTGGATTCTTCCACTGTCACCCAGAAAAACTGAGCCTCCCCATGAATCCTCAGATTCCATATAAACGTGGGCGTTAAGTTTACATGGACCCTCATTACATTTGATGTGATCGGGAATATCTCCGAATCAATCTCAACTTGTGGAAAGTAACTTAAAAGAGAGAAAATTTTGTGacccatttttttattatgtaCTAATTCGCCTAATTCTTCTGGATCCATGTCAAGAAGTCGATCCATTGTGggatttttgtttcttatttggcttaaaatattttctgGTAGATCAAATTGGCAAAGTGCGTGATCAAATGACCATAATCGTTTCTCAATGGATTTGCACACATTAAGCATAATATTTGTAAAAACACCCCATCTCCTGTTTAGAccaattaaaaataaagcaCGACAAATTCTCGCAGCATTTTGAGCAACGTAATTTGAGTCCGAAGAAAGCGCAGAGTCAAATATTTTACTTTGAGATATAAATGCCTGTAGTAAAATGTTTGTCTTACCGTGATTGCTTTCTAAATCGCCAGCAATTTGGCACGGTGCAGCAGATTCGGCAAGTCTGGTTAATTCgcttgcttcttcttctctgaACTTTAAACCATCGAATTCACTAGACATACTGATCATTGAAAGGACGTCAGCCTCTGTTGCCCGTGGGTTAGAAACTTGATTGAATATTTCCACAGATTCATTAAGTAGATAAAAATCGGACGCAATTTTACCAAGATCttttgaaatgaaatacaTAGATACCTCATCAAAAACTATCATTTGTAATGAATGTAATCTTCGTGCAGCAGCTATGATCATGTTTCTTCTCCTATCATATAGTTGGGGATCAGACATAAGCTCATCCCATTCGATAGCATATGTGAatggattttttttcatacGTACAAACATGTAAGTATAACCCAGCCACTGTATAGCTTCTTCGACATTTGTTACTGTTCCAAGAGATATTTCGGCATTCAAATTATCAACCAATTTCGCACCAAACCTGGATTCAATTGGATGCTGTTGAGTAATCAATGATACGTAGCTGTCTAGTCTGTCAGCTGACGTACACAGTATACCGGTTCCGTTTGCAGACCCAAAACCTGGTCTACCAGCTCTACCAAAGATTTGGATAACATCTGATATGCCCAAATCTACAAATCCTCCTCGTTTGGCGTCATAAACCTGGGTACCTTTTATAATAACACAATCTGCTGGAAGGTTAACACCCCACGCAAGTGTTGCAGTACAACAAAGGACCTTAATTGCTCCCTCCTTGAACAGTTTTTCTGTAAGATTACGATCGGACCTTGACATACCGGCATGATGAACCCCAAATccaaactgaaaaatttctttaagATCCTTATCTCTATTTTTGGCTAGTTGCCTAGAGTAAATATCTTTTACACTTGGTTCGGGTGCGTACAGTGATATTTCGTTGTTCTTTTGAGCCATACTTATGAATGTTCTAGCACTTTTGACAGTATCTTTTCTGGAGTGTACAAATACCATTACTTGGTGGCCCTTTTCAATCATTTCTGTTAGCTTGTCATAAGCAACTCGATCAATGTTTTCCCTGGCTTGCTTGCTTCCAGCTTTTCCTCTGCATCCAATCAACTGTTGTTCTAGTGGCTTTGGTCTAAACGATTGATCAAAGTAAAACATACCGATCTGTCTATTTACACCCAAAAAATCTGCAACATCCATAAAGTTAGGTAGTGTTGCAGATAAACCAACAATTCTGATCATTGACTGACTGCTTTCTACTTGTCTTAACGTTCTGGCAACTAATGTTTCTATAACAGAGCCTCTTTCTTCATGTAGCAAATGTACTTCATCTATAATTAATAGTCTAACCTTTGATACTAAATCGTTATCACCGTTCGACTTACGAGTTACGACATCCCATTTTTCTGGTGTAGTCACAATTACCTGAGTTGATAGAATTTCAGCCTTTGTAAGTTGCATATCACCAGTTAGCTCACGAACCATAACATCAAAAGGTGCCAATTTACGACTAAATttatcaacaatttcaGCGGCTAAAGCCTTCAAAGGCGCCACataaataattttgaaatcatcATATTGAATATCTATGTCTCCACTAGGCCCCATCTCTGAGTATTGCTTGATTGTATTCAATATAGTTAGAAGTGCGATATCAGTTTTACCGGCACCAGTTGGTGCACAGATCAacatattttcattagttTGGTAAGCTACTGGATAAACTAATGATTGAATTTGATTCAATGTTTCATATGAGAATACAGTCCGACAATATTTATCAAGGGAAGAAACTTGAATTAGTTTTGTGTAAAGTGAACTCTTGGCCTTAATTGGATCAGCTGCTGGTATACATATTTCCTCATATGTTTGATAGGATTGCCTGGTTGTTCCTTCCGGTAAAGTAAACTTTTGATTTCCAAAACTTAGACTGCTACTACCAGCTTCGTATTTTCTGAAAACATGGGGATATTTTATGATCTTTCTTAGGGGGTCCAATTTCTCATTTTTGGTTATTTCTTCATTGGCTTTAATCTGTTCTGCAATTAAGCCATCATCCAAATAATCGTTAGGGTTCTCTGTTTGGTCCAGCTCATGTATAACAAATTCTGTAGGTTGTGACGTAATAAAAGAACGGTTCTCCAccaaaaatgaaatcaacTCCATGTTTTCCATGCCTAGAAAATCTAGAAGCTCTTTTTCGAGATCACCGTTGTCATATTCATTAGTTATACCGAGTATTGATCTAGTGAATTCTTCATATGATACAGAAAATGAGGCTGAATTTATTAACCTCCATAGCCTTTTGTAAACTGCCTTTGTACTAGATTTATTCTTATCGCTGATTAGAAAGTTAATGTCAAAGTTTGGATCTATAAACTCATCGAATATATCATCCCATTCATTCCTATCCTGTGAAAGCACTGCCAATTTACATTTTCCTGCGGATTTAATATCTTTGTTTAATTCATTATCTATAGCTGGTACCATTTGGGTAATGTCCTCCATTTTCAATTGAACGCATGCATCATTCATGGTCTGCATGGCATTCATGAAAGAGCCTGACGAATTTACAGAATATGTAGTTGTCATTTTCAATGGTGCCTAGATCCGGTGAATTAGGCTGCATGAAACCGGGCTTTTTATAAGAGCTTGAGCATCAGGATATTCTTGACGCCAGGTCTTCAAATAAGTGCTAACTCTGAGAACTGTGATTTAGTAAAGATCACTCTTATACGTTGGTAATGATACATGCGATATGTGTTATGTAGGGAGCTATGTAATTATAAAAGAGCATACACACTCATAGCATGTTTACAATATGTTCAATCTGGTTGAAGACatcattcttttcaatgttCTCCCTATGATTccaaataatatttgttACCCGAGAGCATAAGGCTTCCATTTGGGAAACAGAAAAGCCATCTGTTTTCCCAATTAGTATATCATAAAGATTGTTCAAtctatcttcatcaatagaTAGTTTCACATGAACGTTTGTTGGTCTGTCTGTCCTGATATTAGTTTCAATGAGTTCCTGAGTAGAGCTTATGCTGTTCGATTGACTCTCAGCATCATTCGAAACAACGTCTTCCTTAAGAGGTTGTGATGGTTTGTCCTCTTTAGTCGAAACTTCGTCAACATTGTCCAAACTGGCGGGATAAAGTGTAGAATATTCGTCGTCCTTTGTAGAAGCCAGTTGGTCAACTTTGAGATCCGAAGGCTGTTGCtcatttgatgaattttCTTGACACTCATTCCCAGCTACTGAAATTTgtttcatttcattattgGAATTTGTTGCTAAATCAGGACCAGAGCTTGGTAAAAACTCATTTTCGATGATCTCCTTCTTTTCAACTTGAAGCTGACTTCCAGCAGCCACACCTACATCAACAGTATCGCTTGACTTGTCAGTAGAATTTGATACATTTACTAGTTGCTttctttcatcttcaagGTAAAGTTCTTGTCTTTCAATATCTCTCTGCCTAGTCGCCTTACATTCAGCGATAAACTCTGGTGTTGAAATATCCTCGATACCCATTTGGGCATTTGCATACATTTCTGATGCTTTTATAATCCTTTCTCTATCTCCTGTGGTGTTGGCATCTCGATAAATACACTCAATATCTTTCAAGAATTGCTTTGGTTCGGAATAAAATCCATTCCAAAGTCTCTCCTCTATGATATCAAGATCCATGTTAAAGAATCTCTTGCCAGTAGCAACCTCTAATATCATGCTTTCATCTTTTACATAGGCCGGTTGCCAGTTAGGGatattttgcatttgaGGTTCAAAAAGGTGCACCAGAAAGGCATCATCTATAGGAGGCTTCCTAAATCTCTTGTACCGGTTCTTGAAAAGATCCATTAACCCAGATAACTTAATTTTAAGAACGTTTTTCAGCTTCATATCTTGGTGTTGGAATTCCttcaattttcttctcAGCAACTCTTCCTTTGAGAGAGGTTTACCTTCAGCATCTACATTACTACTGTCTCCAGAAATGGCTAACGGCAGCTTTGCTAATGGTTCAGTTCGCTTTCTCTTTAGCATATAGGCGGAGGGTGgcaatttaatattttcaattgtcttcttcaagtatGTAGTTCTTTGCTTCACGTTCGGCTTTTCTATCTCAAATATATTGGTAGCAAATTCAAATGATGCTAGTAAATCATTCGTATAACAATCTTGTTCTGAAAGTGACTCCGACAAGCAAAGTAAAAATACCTTATCATCAGAGACAAGAGATTTCATTAGTGAACTCAACGTCATTATAGCATTGGATGGAATTGTTTTCATccagatatcaaaatttggGATAAATATGATAGATGGTTGTCTTTTACGAGCTTCTATGAACGCCTGGACGATGGCAGCCTCTATTGTTCTTGTACTGTCAGCTACTAAAGAAGGAATATCCAACCGTTGTACATTGAACTTTTCCAGAAAGTTCAGTATTGCACTCCCGATATATGATAAGCCGTTACCTGGAGAACTTGTAACTAGTAACTTAGGTCTAAAAGTACGTAAGTTAGTTATTTGCTTAATCAGTTCCACTTTAGAGAACCCATCAGAGCCAGTATCATCGGTGAAATCTTCGTACTCCATATATTCATCAATGAGAGATTTAGATTGAGATACTTTCATATGTGCGTCAGGCAGGATATCGTTTATTGTTGATTTCAGCCCTTCAAACTGAACATCTAGCAATTGGTCCACAGGTTCAGGTAACGGTTGAGACGACTCGCCAACTGACCTGTTTGAGGAAGGAACAATTTTTTCTAATGCTCTAGTAAAGTCAGAACTATTCACCCTTATTAGGTCTGTATCAATAAGCAGTTTGCCACTACTTCTATAAATTTGTGGATATGTTCGTTGAATGCTTGACAGAGCAGCTTCGGTGCATAAAGCTCGTAGATCTGCACCACCATATCCTTTTGTTAGAGATGCCAATCGATGAATCAACTCATCTGACAAAGGAGGTGaccatttttttgtatGAATCTTTAGGATGGTCTTTCTAGCATTCGTATCAGGCAATGGAAAATAGAACTCTCTGTCAAATCGTCCAGGCCTTCTCAGTGCAGGATCAACAGCATCCGGTCTATTGGTTGcaccaataacaataacttGGCCTCTATTGTCCATACCGTCCATCAAGGCCAACAATGTTGAAACTATACTGGCATGAATTTGCTCCTGTTTTGAGCTCCGGACTGGTGCTAGACCGTCAATTTCATCGAAAAATATTATCGAAGgttgttgtttctttgcttcttcaaataaaagTCTTAATTGTCGTTCGGCCTCACCTACCCATTTTGAAAGTATATCTGCACCTTTTCTCATAAAAAAGGTTATTTTTCGTGATTCACTTGAACAGCTGGCAGCAAGTGCACGCGCCATTAATGTCTTACCGGTACCTGGTGGACCATGGAATAGGACACCACGCGGTGGCGTGATATTAAACTTCTGATATACCTCAGGATATAGTAAAGGCAACGAAACCATTTCTTTTAGCTGTTCGATGTAGTTGTCTAATCCACCAACATCGTCAAACTTAATATTCATATCAACTCCCAAAGGATCTAAATCAGCAATTTCaggtttcttttttctcttaGGGTCTCTCAAAGgattttttggttttcttttagACTTACCGCCAATAGGAagaatttcatcttcagaaGAATCAGAGTCCAAAATTAGTTTCGGGTTATTTGCGTTGTTTTGGCCAAAAAAATTAGTGTTTTGTCCAAATATAGTAACAACATCATTTCCTCCAAAAGGTCCACCAGTAGGAAATAACCTTCTATTGGGACCTGCATTCTGAGACGCATTCCATCCACCACGGCCACGTCTAGGTGATGCTGTAGCATACGGTGGAATATTGGACGCAGTAGCAGTAGGGTACTCCTCGACAGGAAAGTTTGTCAAGGGTGGGGGTATTCTGTAATCAACCTGTTTGGTACGTTCTCTTAGAGACCTCTTTTCCCTAATAGGACTATCCTCCTGAAGTTCTCTAATCTCATCA encodes:
- the SLH1 gene encoding RNA helicase (CAGL0G00506g~Ortholog(s) have mRNA binding activity, role in cytoplasmic translation, regulation of translation and cytoplasmic stress granule, cytosol, polysomal ribosome localization) — translated: MTTTYSVNSSGSFMNAMQTMNDACVQLKMEDITQMVPAIDNELNKDIKSAGKCKLAVLSQDRNEWDDIFDEFIDPNFDINFLISDKNKSSTKAVYKRLWRLINSASFSVSYEEFTRSILGITNEYDNGDLEKELLDFLGMENMELISFLVENRSFITSQPTEFVIHELDQTENPNDYLDDGLIAEQIKANEEITKNEKLDPLRKIIKYPHVFRKYEAGSSSLSFGNQKFTLPEGTTRQSYQTYEEICIPAADPIKAKSSLYTKLIQVSSLDKYCRTVFSYETLNQIQSLVYPVAYQTNENMLICAPTGAGKTDIALLTILNTIKQYSEMGPSGDIDIQYDDFKIIYVAPLKALAAEIVDKFSRKLAPFDVMVRELTGDMQLTKAEILSTQVIVTTPEKWDVVTRKSNGDNDLVSKVRLLIIDEVHLLHEERGSVIETLVARTLRQVESSQSMIRIVGLSATLPNFMDVADFLGVNRQIGMFYFDQSFRPKPLEQQLIGCRGKAGSKQARENIDRVAYDKLTEMIEKGHQVMVFVHSRKDTVKSARTFISMAQKNNEISLYAPEPSVKDIYSRQLAKNRDKDLKEIFQFGFGVHHAGMSRSDRNLTEKLFKEGAIKVLCCTATLAWGVNLPADCVIIKGTQVYDAKRGGFVDLGISDVIQIFGRAGRPGFGSANGTGILCTSADRLDSYVSLITQQHPIESRFGAKLVDNLNAEISLGTVTNVEEAIQWLGYTYMFVRMKKNPFTYAIEWDELMSDPQLYDRRRNMIIAAARRLHSLQMIVFDEVSMYFISKDLGKIASDFYLLNESVEIFNQVSNPRATEADVLSMISMSSEFDGLKFREEEASELTRLAESAAPCQIAGDLESNHGKTNILLQAFISQSKIFDSALSSDSNYVAQNAARICRALFLIGLNRRWGVFTNIMLNVCKSIEKRLWSFDHALCQFDLPENILSQIRNKNPTMDRLLDMDPEELGELVHNKKMGHKIFSLLSYFPQVEIDSEIFPITSNVMRVHVNLTPTFIWNLRIHGEAQFFWVTVEESNKSQILYFEKFILNRRSMKNDHELDFMIPLSNPLPPQVVVKVVSDTWLGCESTSAISFQHLIRPYNENVLTKLQKLRPLPVSALHNPLLESMYSFKYFNPMQTMTFHTLYNTNDNVFVGSPTGSGKTVVAELAMWHAFKEFPGKKVVYIAPMKALVRERVDDWKKKITPVTGDKVVELTGDSLPDPRDVRDATIVITTPEKFDGISRNWQTRKFVQEVSLIIMDEIHLLASDRGPILEMIVSRMNYVSTQTKQPVRLLGMSTAVSNAHDMAGWLRVKENGLFNFPSSVRPVPLKMYIDGFTDNLAFCPLMKTMNKPSFMAIKQHSPDKPTLIFVASRRQTRLTALDLIHLCGMESNPRRFLNISDEQELEYYISQVTDDTLKLSLQFGIGLHHAGLVEKDRTISHQLFQQSKIQILIATSTLAWGVNLPAHLVIIKGTQFFDAKIEGYRDMDLTDILQMMGRAGRPAFDTSGTAIVYTKNSKKMFYKHFLNIGFPVESSLHKVLDDHIGAEITSGTITNRQEALNFLSWTFLYRRAHHNPTYYGIEGDLSVENVSKYLSKQIDETLYNLEESGCVELNGEDIIPTPFLSISSYYYISHKTVRTVLRNIHGNASFQDILKWLSLAEEYNELPVRGGEAIMNIEMSAQSRYKVEDTFEGDIEVSMIDPHVKAFLLLQAHLSRVDLPIADYIQDTVSVLDQSLRILQAFIDIASEMGYLATVMTLIKVMQCIKQGCWYEDNPVTLLPGCDIQRFKDIEFRNNGYPTKPIKTKLTLQKLASSKSNEYKPIIRELNVSRDFESKFLNVVKRIPALTNIRVLEQTNPSHLQITAQHVSGVSSRNMEVYCDRFPKTQKELWFCIGYQNEELLIIKRCQPRKTGKIIELECDLLIPEELYGENLTFTIVNDAMDLQYTVNVQLQEEL
- the YTA7 gene encoding chromatin segregase YTA7 (CAGL0G00528g~Ortholog(s) have chromatin binding, histone binding activity), whose translation is MTRNLRHSARVSDANNEILDENGVTHTTGRSLKKINYAEVESGLDFLDEETNSEAPNGDNHDLQEETAKESQLPNEAPNGTKDIFPEDEDVPHTSRRSGRSRRRKVHDPEEEDESFHEEDLSDDLLDDDASDLDDDEDNVYNSSKLRQKRNRRADDQFVVPDPEDEAFTEDGENDEDYGQQTGRRTRGRLTGRSTNSPSKTTNSGRRLRSRTRSTLYNSKENLTENNSEEALSLADEIRELQEDSPIREKRSLRERTKQVDYRIPPPLTNFPVEEYPTATASNIPPYATASPRRGRGGWNASQNAGPNRRLFPTGGPFGGNDVVTIFGQNTNFFGQNNANNPKLILDSDSSEDEILPIGGKSKRKPKNPLRDPKRKKKPEIADLDPLGVDMNIKFDDVGGLDNYIEQLKEMVSLPLLYPEVYQKFNITPPRGVLFHGPPGTGKTLMARALAASCSSESRKITFFMRKGADILSKWVGEAERQLRLLFEEAKKQQPSIIFFDEIDGLAPVRSSKQEQIHASIVSTLLALMDGMDNRGQVIVIGATNRPDAVDPALRRPGRFDREFYFPLPDTNARKTILKIHTKKWSPPLSDELIHRLASLTKGYGGADLRALCTEAALSSIQRTYPQIYRSSGKLLIDTDLIRVNSSDFTRALEKIVPSSNRSVGESSQPLPEPVDQLLDVQFEGLKSTINDILPDAHMKVSQSKSLIDEYMEYEDFTDDTGSDGFSKVELIKQITNLRTFRPKLLVTSSPGNGLSYIGSAILNFLEKFNVQRLDIPSLVADSTRTIEAAIVQAFIEARKRQPSIIFIPNFDIWMKTIPSNAIMTLSSLMKSLVSDDKVFLLCLSESLSEQDCYTNDLLASFEFATNIFEIEKPNVKQRTTYLKKTIENIKLPPSAYMLKRKRTEPLAKLPLAISGDSSNVDAEGKPLSKEELLRRKLKEFQHQDMKLKNVLKIKLSGLMDLFKNRYKRFRKPPIDDAFLVHLFEPQMQNIPNWQPAYVKDESMILEVATGKRFFNMDLDIIEERLWNGFYSEPKQFLKDIECIYRDANTTGDRERIIKASEMYANAQMGIEDISTPEFIAECKATRQRDIERQELYLEDERKQLVNVSNSTDKSSDTVDVGVAAGSQLQVEKKEIIENEFLPSSGPDLATNSNNEMKQISVAGNECQENSSNEQQPSDLKVDQLASTKDDEYSTLYPASLDNVDEVSTKEDKPSQPLKEDVVSNDAESQSNSISSTQELIETNIRTDRPTNVHVKLSIDEDRLNNLYDILIGKTDGFSVSQMEALCSRVTNIIWNHRENIEKNDVFNQIEHIVNML